A single genomic interval of Noviherbaspirillum saxi harbors:
- a CDS encoding DUF4214 domain-containing protein: MALTATQTALTKLYVGAFMRAPEREGLMYWDAQLSSGTPFSQVVNTVFSLPVVKAIYPDSMTNAQFLTAVYTNVFGKVPDAGGLAYWNSQIGAGQQRGQVVTAMIDAGLNSPDGTPGKAFILNRVEAAKYVAELQLIRGTTVDEHKLIELITSIDESQASYQAGIAALEKAVAVPFGPTPGQTTGTGTASTDLFIFGNVDANNYRVINGLTAGDMVSVAAAADTNGDYQLASVGSAAAVDARGEWFFNAASDNLTYWNTLTNSAATVQLTGVNTVSVNPNAVFTVLS, from the coding sequence ATGGCACTTACCGCAACGCAAACGGCTCTCACCAAACTTTATGTCGGCGCCTTCATGCGCGCTCCAGAGCGCGAAGGTCTCATGTACTGGGATGCCCAGCTATCGAGCGGTACTCCTTTCTCGCAAGTCGTCAATACGGTATTTAGCCTGCCTGTGGTGAAGGCGATTTATCCCGACTCGATGACGAACGCCCAATTCCTGACTGCGGTCTATACCAATGTGTTCGGCAAGGTTCCGGATGCTGGCGGTCTCGCATACTGGAACTCTCAAATCGGTGCCGGGCAGCAGCGCGGTCAAGTCGTGACCGCGATGATCGATGCGGGCCTGAACTCACCGGATGGGACACCGGGCAAGGCATTCATCTTGAATCGTGTCGAGGCGGCAAAATATGTGGCTGAATTGCAGCTGATCCGCGGCACCACGGTCGATGAACATAAGCTGATCGAGCTGATCACGAGTATCGATGAATCCCAAGCTAGCTATCAGGCCGGTATTGCCGCGCTTGAAAAAGCAGTGGCTGTGCCATTCGGTCCCACACCCGGACAAACCACCGGCACTGGCACAGCATCGACCGATCTGTTCATCTTCGGCAATGTTGATGCCAATAACTACCGAGTGATCAACGGCCTCACGGCGGGTGATATGGTCAGCGTCGCAGCTGCGGCCGACACAAACGGCGATTATCAATTGGCATCGGTCGGGAGCGCTGCCGCGGTGGACGCACGCGGCGAATGGTTCTTCAATGCCGCGTCCGATAACCTCACCTACTGGAACACGCTAACCAACTCGGCAGCCACGGTGCAGCTCACCGGTGTCAATACAGTATCGGTAAATCCCAATGCCGTGTTTACCGTTCTGAGCTGA
- a CDS encoding transporter substrate-binding domain-containing protein produces MKSFFGPHRSQCMIAALSCLATMAVAAATPATATETGLERARARGELVAGIKYPVPEYKGGMKFRTAEAIDTELLQDLAQRLQLRVSMVKAEPAKAETALASGKADVVLATVPEGVVLPASITAIPAGYIARPMAIMRSDTDIKSWQQLKGRKVCTSEGGLYVGMLAAKYGAVEQLVRAPADSLLALRIGGCDAAVHDSAMLEELTRLPEWKKFSARLTPGPASTLAFLVPVADKATTAMLKRVSNEWSSSQFPEQLTKKRVRHIAFEVYLDQDVPDCH; encoded by the coding sequence ATGAAGAGCTTCTTCGGCCCACATCGCTCGCAATGCATGATCGCTGCACTAAGCTGCCTGGCGACGATGGCGGTTGCCGCAGCGACGCCGGCGACCGCCACCGAAACCGGATTGGAGCGTGCCAGGGCGCGCGGCGAGCTAGTCGCGGGCATCAAGTATCCGGTGCCGGAATATAAGGGCGGCATGAAGTTCAGGACCGCTGAAGCGATCGATACCGAATTGTTGCAAGACCTTGCGCAGCGCCTGCAACTGCGCGTATCGATGGTGAAGGCGGAACCGGCGAAAGCGGAAACCGCACTAGCTTCCGGCAAGGCCGATGTCGTTCTTGCCACGGTTCCGGAAGGCGTGGTGTTGCCTGCATCGATAACTGCCATTCCTGCAGGATACATCGCGCGGCCAATGGCTATTATGCGCTCGGACACGGATATCAAGTCGTGGCAGCAATTGAAGGGCCGCAAGGTCTGTACTTCGGAGGGCGGCCTGTACGTCGGCATGCTGGCAGCGAAATATGGCGCGGTTGAGCAGCTTGTCCGAGCGCCTGCCGATTCCCTGCTGGCCTTGCGGATAGGCGGTTGCGATGCGGCGGTACATGACAGCGCCATGCTGGAAGAGTTGACCCGATTGCCCGAATGGAAAAAATTTTCTGCGCGCTTGACTCCGGGACCTGCAAGCACCTTGGCTTTTCTGGTTCCTGTTGCAGACAAGGCTACGACGGCGATGCTTAAGCGGGTTTCGAATGAATGGTCATCGAGCCAGTTCCCCGAGCAACTGACGAAGAAACGCGTTCGGCATATTGCATTCGAAGTGTATCTGGACCAGGATGTGCCGGATTGTCACTGA
- a CDS encoding ABC transporter permease, which produces MSNRIRISGNQKKLAFVLAVVFILLGWQTAAWILPDFLMPDVATVIMRLVQEVQSASFLQGLRDSLLRLGAGYGVALVFGIGFGLIGAVQFFFRAVLKSAIIILQSIPSICWVPLLLIVMGFGSTPIIVVVAIAAFFPAALSVMNATESVQHVHVSAARVMGASRWDMLKRVYLPAVMPELITGAQLAFGNAWRALISAEMLIGFGKGLGRSLSYAGETADMVGVMTNILAIAILAPLIDQLLLENLRHRVLRYQYV; this is translated from the coding sequence ATGAGCAATCGTATTCGCATTTCCGGCAATCAAAAGAAACTCGCTTTCGTTCTCGCCGTCGTATTTATTCTTTTGGGCTGGCAAACCGCAGCATGGATATTGCCCGATTTTCTGATGCCCGATGTGGCGACCGTGATCATGCGTCTGGTGCAGGAAGTGCAGTCGGCCAGTTTTCTGCAAGGCTTGCGCGACAGCTTGCTGCGCCTGGGTGCCGGTTACGGTGTCGCGCTGGTATTCGGTATCGGTTTCGGTTTGATCGGTGCGGTGCAGTTCTTTTTTCGCGCGGTACTGAAATCCGCAATCATCATCCTGCAATCGATACCGTCGATCTGCTGGGTGCCGCTGCTGTTGATCGTGATGGGCTTTGGCAGCACGCCCATCATTGTCGTCGTTGCGATCGCCGCATTCTTCCCGGCAGCGTTGTCGGTCATGAACGCAACCGAGAGCGTGCAGCATGTCCATGTATCGGCAGCGCGCGTGATGGGTGCTTCGCGCTGGGACATGCTCAAGCGCGTTTATCTGCCGGCGGTAATGCCTGAGCTGATCACGGGTGCTCAGCTGGCATTCGGTAACGCATGGCGCGCACTGATATCGGCGGAAATGCTGATCGGTTTCGGAAAAGGGCTGGGTCGCTCGCTGTCGTATGCGGGCGAAACAGCCGACATGGTCGGTGTGATGACCAACATCCTTGCCATTGCGATTCTTGCTCCGCTCATCGACCAGCTTCTGCTGGAAAATCTCAGGCATCGGGTATTACGCTATCAATACGTTTGA
- a CDS encoding ABC transporter substrate-binding protein, whose protein sequence is MKLAKLAVPALISLALASQAFAAEKFKVGYLRVMDDAQAILAHEAGYYKKQGLDVELVEFKSGTDLIKAIVGGQLDSGVLGFTNAVAWASKGADLKVVGGAQHGYHAIIARDDSGIKKVADLKGKTLASQAEGSTADTVLKGVVLKEAGLKPDDVNVMGVSPQVAVQSLVGKRVDAAFLFEPQASIAQLIAPVKQIYEIGEVWPFPCMVVITSGETLKKRKDAVWKSLDAQREAIDLLQKKPADASKLIAGYFISEPTLKTLNKGELPRETVITDAIKSQTFSPILSQKEQARMQEIANILQDQGSLKTRDGKPFDVNSILDLSWQKERKL, encoded by the coding sequence ATGAAATTGGCAAAACTTGCAGTTCCCGCATTGATTTCCCTGGCCTTGGCGAGTCAGGCATTTGCAGCTGAAAAATTCAAGGTCGGCTATCTCCGTGTGATGGATGATGCACAGGCCATCCTGGCGCATGAAGCCGGCTATTACAAAAAGCAGGGACTGGATGTCGAGCTGGTCGAATTCAAGTCGGGCACCGACCTGATCAAGGCAATTGTCGGTGGCCAGCTTGATTCCGGCGTGCTCGGATTTACCAATGCAGTGGCATGGGCATCCAAGGGAGCCGATCTGAAAGTGGTCGGTGGCGCGCAGCACGGCTATCACGCAATCATTGCGCGCGACGATTCCGGCATCAAGAAAGTGGCCGATCTCAAAGGCAAGACCCTTGCCTCGCAGGCAGAAGGAAGCACTGCCGATACCGTACTCAAAGGCGTCGTGCTGAAGGAAGCCGGGCTCAAGCCGGATGATGTCAACGTGATGGGCGTCAGTCCGCAGGTTGCCGTCCAATCGCTGGTCGGCAAGCGCGTCGATGCGGCTTTCCTGTTCGAACCGCAGGCGAGCATTGCACAATTGATCGCACCGGTGAAACAGATTTATGAAATCGGTGAAGTATGGCCGTTCCCGTGCATGGTTGTCATCACTTCGGGTGAAACCTTGAAGAAGCGTAAAGATGCGGTCTGGAAATCTCTGGATGCGCAGCGCGAGGCCATCGACCTGCTGCAAAAGAAACCCGCCGATGCGTCCAAGCTGATTGCCGGTTACTTCATTTCCGAGCCGACGCTCAAGACCCTGAACAAGGGCGAGCTGCCGCGCGAAACAGTCATCACCGACGCGATCAAGAGCCAGACTTTCAGCCCTATCCTTAGCCAGAAGGAACAGGCAAGAATGCAGGAGATTGCAAACATCCTGCAGGATCAGGGTTCGCTGAAGACGCGCGACGGTAAACCGTTTGACGTGAATTCCATTCTGGACTTGAGCTGGCAGAAAGAGCGCAAGCTTTAA
- a CDS encoding ABC transporter ATP-binding protein yields MKLTFNQIGKDFSGLKVIENFSREFEEGQLVALVGPSGCGKSTLLHIAAGLESPTSGTVLANDRIIEGPHPERTLMFQENALYPWLTLAQNVGLALEFQKVNKKQARVQAFEWLEKVNLKGFEDYYPHQVSGGMRQRAALARAFVSNPKVLLLDEPFGALDALTRMTLQDALRELIREVHPTVLLVTHDVDEALFLADRILVFSPRPAKVLKEFNLTRHEKTHDLSEFASMRRQILGLLGIHAEQDDVAKLLEGAEV; encoded by the coding sequence ATGAAGTTAACGTTCAATCAGATAGGAAAAGATTTCTCAGGCTTGAAAGTCATCGAGAATTTCAGCCGTGAGTTCGAAGAAGGACAACTGGTGGCATTGGTTGGTCCTTCCGGCTGCGGAAAATCGACTTTGCTGCATATCGCTGCCGGACTTGAAAGTCCGACCAGCGGCACTGTGCTCGCCAACGATCGCATCATCGAAGGACCGCATCCCGAGCGCACCCTGATGTTCCAGGAAAATGCACTCTATCCTTGGTTGACACTTGCGCAAAACGTTGGGCTCGCTCTGGAATTTCAAAAGGTCAACAAAAAGCAGGCGCGTGTTCAGGCATTTGAATGGCTGGAAAAGGTCAACCTGAAAGGTTTTGAAGATTATTATCCGCATCAGGTTTCCGGCGGCATGCGGCAACGTGCAGCGCTTGCGCGCGCATTCGTGTCCAATCCAAAAGTCCTGTTGCTGGATGAGCCGTTCGGGGCTCTCGATGCGCTCACGCGCATGACTCTGCAGGATGCACTGCGCGAACTGATACGCGAAGTGCATCCGACCGTATTACTGGTGACGCACGATGTCGATGAGGCATTATTCCTGGCGGATCGTATACTGGTATTCAGCCCTCGTCCGGCAAAGGTGCTCAAGGAATTCAATTTGACCCGGCATGAAAAGACACATGACTTGTCGGAGTTCGCGTCAATGCGCAGGCAAATCCTCGGATTGCTGGGCATACACGCAGAGCAGGACGACGTCGCAAAATTATTAGAAGGAGCAGAAGTATGA
- a CDS encoding diacylglycerol kinase, protein MHKGEAQTSEFKSKSGFKRVLAAVRYSLAGLKTAWRTEHAFRQELMVMIPAAMLALFLPVTLMQKLALIVVLLLVLIVELINSAIEAVVDRISLECHPLSKNAKDFGSAAVCLALLLAGLTWGAILLPVLLS, encoded by the coding sequence ATGCATAAAGGCGAAGCACAAACCAGTGAATTTAAAAGCAAGAGCGGTTTCAAACGGGTGCTTGCTGCGGTTCGCTATTCGCTGGCGGGATTGAAAACCGCCTGGAGGACCGAACATGCATTTCGGCAGGAACTGATGGTAATGATACCGGCAGCCATGCTTGCCTTGTTTCTGCCGGTAACCCTCATGCAAAAGCTGGCATTGATCGTTGTGCTGCTGCTGGTCTTGATCGTAGAACTGATCAATTCGGCAATAGAGGCAGTTGTGGATAGGATATCGCTGGAGTGCCATCCCTTATCCAAAAATGCGAAGGATTTTGGTAGTGCGGCAGTATGTCTGGCCTTGCTACTTGCTGGTTTGACGTGGGGCGCGATCCTGTTACCAGTCTTGCTTTCCTGA
- a CDS encoding IclR family transcriptional regulator, with protein MKTEQGNDNSQISIQVIERMISLLDALAQYPDPVSLKELSTVTGLHPSTAHRILNDLVVKRFVDRAEAGSYRLGMRLLELGNIVKSRLDVREAALEFMRALHRKTHQTINLSVRQGDEIVYIDRSFSERSGMQVVRAIGGRAPLHLTSTGKLFLSADDPKQVRAYATRTGLAGHNKNSITDLVKLERELSLVRARGYARDNEELELGVRCMAAGIFDDSGKLIAGLSISAPADRLQEEWVEDLIGTAGEISAVLGHVQQGAVA; from the coding sequence ATGAAAACTGAACAAGGCAACGATAACAGTCAGATTTCGATTCAAGTCATCGAACGCATGATCTCGCTTTTGGACGCACTCGCGCAGTATCCCGACCCCGTCAGCCTGAAAGAATTGTCAACAGTCACAGGCCTGCATCCGTCGACCGCACACCGCATTCTGAACGACCTTGTGGTCAAACGCTTTGTGGATCGCGCCGAGGCCGGCTCTTATCGCCTCGGCATGCGCCTGCTTGAATTGGGCAATATCGTCAAAAGCCGTTTGGATGTACGCGAAGCCGCCCTGGAATTCATGCGTGCCTTGCATCGCAAGACCCATCAAACCATTAACCTGTCGGTACGGCAAGGCGACGAAATCGTCTACATCGACCGCTCTTTCTCGGAGCGCTCCGGCATGCAGGTGGTGCGTGCGATCGGCGGTCGTGCCCCTCTGCATCTGACGTCGACCGGCAAGCTGTTCCTGTCCGCCGACGACCCCAAGCAGGTGCGCGCCTATGCGACCCGTACCGGTCTGGCCGGTCACAATAAGAATTCCATCACCGATCTGGTCAAGCTGGAACGCGAACTCAGCCTGGTCCGCGCACGCGGCTATGCACGTGACAATGAGGAGTTGGAACTTGGGGTGCGCTGCATGGCAGCCGGGATTTTCGATGATAGCGGCAAGCTGATTGCCGGCTTGTCGATATCGGCGCCGGCAGACCGCCTGCAGGAAGAGTGGGTGGAAGACTTGATCGGCACCGCCGGCGAGATATCGGCTGTGCTGGGCCACGTGCAGCAAGGCGCAGTTGCCTGA
- a CDS encoding CheR family methyltransferase — MTADHSEQLVEDLEIDLLLEGVYRYFGHDFRGYQRESVKRRLHGLMQETGAATVSALQERVLHDPDAGAGLLRALSPRPTALFDDPAYYRSLRDVMVPWLRSCPSPKIWVAECVSAEEVCALDILLVEEGLHGRTQIFATAENPALLDEASSGRFAVERLPEYAENYRESGGRASLSDYCGRQQGRSIFSEELRSNITWAQYSLATDASFNEFQLIVCRHALPDFGAYLQRRTLQLFYESMPVFGILSVDRSDGLMAAPFVSRYKPLSMESGLYRRVG; from the coding sequence ATGACGGCCGACCATTCCGAACAGCTTGTCGAAGACCTGGAAATCGACCTCCTGCTGGAGGGCGTGTACCGGTACTTCGGCCATGACTTTCGCGGTTACCAGCGCGAATCGGTCAAACGGCGCTTGCATGGTCTGATGCAGGAAACCGGTGCGGCAACCGTATCGGCGTTGCAGGAACGCGTATTGCACGATCCGGATGCCGGAGCCGGTCTGCTGCGGGCGTTGAGCCCGCGGCCGACTGCATTGTTCGACGATCCGGCTTACTACCGGTCGCTGCGCGATGTCATGGTGCCTTGGCTGCGTTCCTGCCCGTCGCCGAAAATCTGGGTCGCTGAATGCGTGTCGGCGGAAGAGGTGTGCGCGCTCGACATCCTGCTGGTTGAAGAAGGCTTGCATGGCCGCACGCAGATTTTCGCAACTGCGGAGAATCCAGCGTTGCTCGATGAAGCAAGCAGCGGACGCTTTGCCGTGGAACGTCTTCCGGAGTATGCGGAGAATTATCGCGAAAGCGGCGGCCGGGCTTCGCTCAGCGACTATTGCGGAAGGCAGCAGGGACGGTCGATTTTCAGCGAGGAATTACGCAGCAATATCACATGGGCGCAATACAGCCTTGCAACCGATGCATCGTTCAACGAATTCCAGTTGATTGTCTGCCGTCATGCGCTGCCGGATTTCGGTGCTTATCTGCAGCGGCGCACGTTGCAATTGTTTTATGAAAGCATGCCGGTATTCGGCATCCTGAGCGTGGACAGAAGCGACGGCCTGATGGCAGCGCCATTCGTATCGCGGTACAAGCCGCTTTCAATGGAAAGCGGCTTGTACCGGCGGGTCGGCTGA
- a CDS encoding response regulator: MFIPKVLLVNDDPASLLALASLLTERDGYEVITARSGEEALRKVLTNDFAVILLDVSMPSMDGFETAEAIHSHPRSSAVPIIFVTAHYADEMNRLKGYQRGAVDYLFTPIIPQILQTKVAVFVELAKKNLQLQHQKQEFEQLNLDLKEQRKQDLEHINERRLAEEALRQSQEELRQLASYQERIKEDERKRIAREIHDELGQNLLALRIDIAMLHARTGATHPKLNKKVHSVLDHIDSTMKAMRAIINNLRPTVLDLGLNAAIEWQVKEFQRRTSIACALMMPEAELVMDDGRATALFRILQESLNNVFRHARATKATITLTHTGSRLYMSVADNGVGIFPGCRRKANSFGLVGIKERVSTLGGDFEIDTGEEAGTTLTVSIPLDDTAGNAANQFTLAEGMSTEFNRRASDGAEGAKPARKRGQTAKRKREAEAVKLDASKFNEMT; encoded by the coding sequence GTGTTTATCCCTAAGGTCCTACTTGTCAATGATGATCCTGCAAGCCTTCTTGCGCTCGCCAGCCTGCTCACCGAGCGTGACGGCTACGAAGTCATTACTGCACGTTCCGGCGAGGAAGCGCTGCGCAAGGTATTGACCAACGATTTTGCAGTGATTCTGCTCGATGTCAGCATGCCAAGCATGGATGGTTTCGAGACCGCCGAAGCGATTCATTCCCATCCGCGTTCATCCGCGGTTCCAATCATCTTCGTGACAGCGCATTACGCCGACGAAATGAATCGTCTCAAGGGTTATCAACGTGGCGCGGTCGATTATTTGTTTACGCCCATCATTCCGCAGATTCTGCAGACCAAGGTTGCGGTATTTGTCGAATTGGCAAAAAAGAACCTGCAACTGCAGCATCAGAAGCAAGAGTTCGAACAGCTGAATCTGGATCTCAAGGAACAGCGCAAGCAGGATCTGGAACACATCAATGAGCGTCGACTTGCGGAAGAGGCACTGCGTCAATCGCAGGAAGAACTCCGCCAGCTGGCCAGCTACCAGGAGCGCATCAAGGAAGACGAGCGCAAGCGCATCGCACGCGAGATCCATGATGAACTCGGACAGAATCTTCTCGCCTTGCGCATCGATATCGCCATGCTGCATGCACGTACCGGTGCAACCCATCCGAAGCTCAACAAAAAGGTACATTCGGTGCTCGATCATATCGACAGCACCATGAAGGCAATGCGCGCCATCATCAATAACCTGCGGCCAACTGTCCTTGACCTAGGTCTGAACGCGGCGATTGAATGGCAGGTGAAGGAATTCCAGCGACGTACGAGCATTGCCTGCGCACTGATGATGCCGGAAGCCGAACTGGTGATGGACGATGGGCGCGCCACGGCGCTGTTCCGCATCTTGCAGGAGTCTCTGAATAACGTCTTCCGCCATGCGCGCGCGACCAAAGCGACAATTACGCTGACACATACCGGTTCCCGCTTGTATATGAGTGTTGCCGACAATGGCGTGGGCATTTTCCCCGGCTGCCGCCGAAAAGCGAACTCCTTTGGACTCGTCGGCATCAAGGAGCGAGTAAGCACACTGGGTGGCGATTTCGAGATTGATACCGGAGAAGAAGCCGGTACGACGCTTACCGTATCGATCCCACTTGACGATACGGCAGGCAATGCTGCAAATCAATTCACTCTTGCCGAGGGAATGTCGACCGAATTCAACCGGCGTGCATCAGACGGTGCCGAAGGGGCCAAACCGGCGCGTAAGCGTGGACAAACCGCAAAACGCAAGCGTGAAGCGGAAGCCGTCAAACTCGATGCCAGCAAATTCAATGAGATGACCTGA
- the pbpG gene encoding D-alanyl-D-alanine endopeptidase — MFKSALGIVISLFVLGMAAPAAHAQGSTGAKSAKKQSVKKAAVAKSQNRKTNVRRAARPVAVKASLRQAGARSSTENQRKSGFQRVAFTTPTPVAPPVMTAGDIAGLHMTRDAVGLASNAALVVDQTTSQILFEKNATVALPIASLTKLMTALVVVEARQNMDEVLEVTSDDVDREKNSTSRLRVGAHMTRGDMLHIALMSSENRAASALGRNYPGGLAAFVAAMNAKAKALGMTNTHYADPTGLSSQNIASARDLAKLAIAAHHYPVIREYSTDPRYAVDTGAGRQLNYMNSNRLVMNPDWEIGLQKTGYISEAGRCLVMQTRIDGRPVVMVFLDSKGKDSRLADAGRIRKWLGHARPQTVAQTAANQS; from the coding sequence ATGTTTAAGTCCGCGCTAGGTATAGTCATTTCGTTATTCGTCCTCGGTATGGCTGCGCCTGCAGCGCATGCGCAAGGCTCGACAGGCGCCAAGTCCGCCAAAAAACAATCCGTAAAAAAAGCCGCCGTCGCGAAAAGTCAGAATCGCAAAACGAACGTGCGTCGTGCCGCGCGACCCGTCGCCGTCAAGGCCTCGCTGCGGCAAGCGGGAGCCAGATCGAGTACGGAAAATCAACGCAAATCCGGTTTTCAGCGGGTTGCCTTTACAACTCCGACACCAGTCGCGCCGCCGGTGATGACAGCGGGCGATATCGCCGGTCTGCATATGACTCGGGATGCGGTTGGGCTCGCGTCCAACGCTGCGCTCGTGGTCGATCAGACGACTTCCCAGATTCTCTTTGAAAAGAATGCCACTGTTGCGCTGCCCATCGCTTCGCTGACGAAATTGATGACAGCGCTCGTCGTTGTCGAGGCTCGTCAGAACATGGATGAAGTGCTCGAGGTAACCTCGGACGATGTCGATCGGGAAAAAAATAGTACCTCCCGTCTGCGCGTCGGCGCGCATATGACTCGCGGCGACATGCTTCATATCGCATTGATGAGTTCGGAAAACCGCGCGGCATCGGCGCTCGGACGTAACTATCCGGGTGGATTGGCGGCATTCGTCGCGGCGATGAATGCAAAAGCGAAGGCGTTGGGCATGACCAACACCCACTATGCGGATCCGACCGGGCTTTCCAGTCAGAATATCGCCAGCGCGCGCGATCTGGCGAAGCTGGCCATTGCTGCGCATCACTATCCAGTTATCAGGGAATATTCGACGGATCCACGGTATGCCGTAGATACCGGGGCCGGACGTCAGCTCAACTACATGAACTCGAACCGGCTCGTGATGAATCCGGACTGGGAAATCGGTTTGCAAAAGACAGGCTATATTTCCGAAGCCGGAAGGTGCCTAGTCATGCAGACGCGCATAGATGGCCGTCCGGTTGTGATGGTGTTTCTCGATTCCAAGGGTAAGGATTCAAGACTTGCCGATGCCGGCCGTATTCGCAAATGGCTGGGGCATGCAAGGCCGCAAACTGTTGCCCAAACTGCTGCCAATCAAAGCTGA
- a CDS encoding nitroreductase: MTNSLAQQAVDEAIRSRRSIRAFLPTPVAREDIEAILEVAARAPSGTNTQPWKVYVLTGAHKDRLSEEILNVHNDAALLKQHQEEYSYYPREWVAPYIDRRRKVGWDLYALLGLTRENKTGMHEQHGRNYQFFGAPVGLIFTIDRVMQQGSWLDYGMFLQNVMIAARGRSIDTCPQAAFTQFHKVIAEVLELPPNEMIVCGMSMGYADPLKVENSLVTERAPLTDFVRFRE, encoded by the coding sequence ATGACGAATAGTCTTGCCCAACAGGCGGTGGATGAAGCGATCCGTTCGAGGCGATCGATACGCGCCTTTCTTCCGACTCCGGTAGCGCGCGAGGACATCGAAGCAATACTGGAAGTCGCGGCAAGGGCGCCATCCGGGACGAATACCCAGCCGTGGAAGGTTTATGTGCTGACCGGGGCGCACAAGGATCGCCTGTCCGAAGAAATCTTAAACGTGCACAACGATGCGGCGCTGCTCAAGCAGCATCAGGAAGAGTACAGCTACTATCCGCGCGAATGGGTGGCGCCATACATAGATCGACGCCGCAAGGTTGGTTGGGATCTCTACGCATTGCTTGGCCTGACACGGGAAAACAAGACGGGCATGCATGAGCAGCACGGACGCAACTACCAGTTCTTTGGTGCGCCGGTCGGCCTGATTTTTACAATCGATCGCGTCATGCAGCAAGGGTCGTGGCTGGATTACGGCATGTTCCTTCAAAATGTGATGATTGCCGCGCGCGGCCGCAGCATCGACACCTGCCCGCAAGCAGCGTTTACCCAGTTTCATAAGGTGATTGCGGAAGTGCTGGAGTTGCCGCCCAATGAAATGATCGTTTGCGGCATGTCAATGGGTTATGCGGATCCACTGAAAGTAGAGAATTCACTTGTCACCGAGCGTGCACCATTGACGGATTTTGTGCGTTTCAGGGAATAA
- a CDS encoding acyl-CoA thioesterase: MRVEAKKRSDFKHFHTITTRWMDNDAYGHVNNVVYYSWFDTVVNQFLIANRVLDVERGPVIGLVIETQCNYFASVAFPERVTAGLRVTKLGNSSVRYEVGIFREDEDTASAQGHFVHVYVDRNMRKPSPIPEDMRALLATLEVVQS; the protein is encoded by the coding sequence ATGCGAGTTGAAGCAAAAAAAAGAAGCGACTTCAAGCACTTCCATACGATTACAACGCGCTGGATGGACAACGACGCGTATGGGCATGTCAACAACGTTGTGTACTACAGCTGGTTTGATACGGTGGTCAATCAATTCCTGATTGCCAATCGGGTGCTCGATGTGGAGCGCGGTCCCGTGATCGGGCTGGTGATCGAAACGCAGTGCAATTACTTTGCATCGGTTGCGTTCCCGGAGCGTGTCACGGCGGGTTTGCGCGTCACCAAGCTCGGCAATTCCAGCGTTCGGTATGAAGTCGGTATTTTCCGCGAGGATGAAGACACGGCATCGGCTCAAGGCCATTTCGTGCACGTCTATGTAGATCGGAATATGCGCAAGCCGAGCCCAATACCGGAAGACATGCGCGCCTTGCTGGCAACATTGGAGGTAGTGCAATCATGA